In Corallococcus macrosporus, one DNA window encodes the following:
- a CDS encoding DUF6597 domain-containing transcriptional factor yields MESNAGKPRGLLYPRADPRDFVHVRVLPAQDLRPWVEHFWAVRWDLRGQPPSLQQTLPHPSVHWTFQDGTSRIGGVNRDRFSITVEGLGGVFGIKFRPGGFFPFVGTPMSALTQRTVPPAPLLGPAARELEAAILATDVTRDADAERIALAEAFLRAHRPAPDPNVARVQGLITRILEDRAVTKVEDLLTPDAPGLRTLQRLFNRYVGVSPKWVIQRYRLQEAAERLRESPPPELARLALELGYFDQAHFIRDFRRVVGHTPAGYARQAARR; encoded by the coding sequence GTGGAATCGAACGCGGGCAAGCCTCGGGGCCTGTTGTATCCGCGCGCGGATCCCCGCGACTTCGTGCACGTCCGCGTCCTGCCCGCGCAGGACCTGCGCCCCTGGGTCGAGCACTTCTGGGCCGTGCGCTGGGACCTGCGCGGCCAGCCGCCCTCCCTCCAGCAGACCCTCCCCCACCCGTCCGTTCACTGGACCTTCCAGGACGGCACGTCCCGCATCGGCGGTGTGAACCGGGACCGCTTCTCCATCACGGTGGAGGGGCTGGGCGGCGTGTTCGGCATCAAGTTCCGCCCCGGGGGCTTCTTCCCCTTCGTGGGCACGCCCATGTCCGCCCTCACGCAGCGCACCGTGCCCCCGGCGCCGCTGCTGGGCCCGGCGGCGCGCGAGCTGGAGGCGGCCATCCTCGCCACGGACGTCACGCGCGACGCGGACGCGGAGCGCATCGCCCTGGCGGAAGCCTTCCTGCGGGCGCACCGGCCCGCGCCGGATCCGAACGTGGCGCGGGTGCAGGGGCTCATCACACGCATCCTGGAGGACCGCGCGGTGACGAAGGTGGAGGACCTGCTCACGCCGGACGCCCCGGGCCTGCGCACGCTGCAGCGGCTGTTCAACCGCTACGTGGGCGTGAGCCCCAAGTGGGTCATCCAGCGCTACCGGCTGCAGGAAGCCGCGGAGCGGCTGCGCGAATCACCGCCGCCGGAGCTGGCGCGGCTGGCGCTGGAGCTGGGCTACTTCGATCAGGCCCACTTCATCCGCGACTTCCGCCGCGTCGTGGGCCACACGCCCGCCGGATACGCCCGGCAGGCGGCGCGGCGCTGA
- the typA gene encoding translational GTPase TypA → MISRENIRNVAIVAHVDHGKTTLVDHLLRQAGTFRSNEHVAERVMDSNDLEREKGITILAKNTAVSYKGMQINIIDTPGHADFGGEVERGLRLVDGVILLVDAAEGPLPQTRFVLTKALAMGLKTVLVINKIDRQDARAKEVLDLVYSLYIDLGANEEQLEMPVLYTVARQGQASTSLDVPGKTLEPLYDAIIKHIPPPPAPPAEQTTLQLLVANLDYDDYVGRLAVGRVQAGRITPNMPVSVVREGGKVQQGKVVKLFGFSGLKRTEIADAGPGEIVSIAGIEEISIGDTIADSEKPVALPRITVDEPTMMMIFKVNDGPLAGKEGKYVTSRNLRERLYREAYRNVAVRVEDTATPDAFRVVGRGELALAVIIENMRREGYELTASNPEPITKTVDGQVHEPMELLFCDVPENSVGVVTERLGPRKGRMTDMQQLGSGRTRLQFRIPARGLIGFRSEFLTITRGEGIMSSQFDGFEPWFGYIPKRANGAMVSDRLGDTVPYALFSIQERGQLFVGAGTTVYEGMIIGEHAHPSELNVNCCREKKLTNIRAAGRDENVILVPPREMGLEKALEWIADDELVEVTPKSIRMRKKALASGERYRAERDRKREERAEAE, encoded by the coding sequence ATGATCTCTCGCGAAAACATCCGCAACGTCGCCATTGTCGCTCACGTCGACCACGGCAAGACCACCCTCGTCGACCACCTGCTCCGGCAGGCAGGCACCTTCCGTTCCAATGAGCACGTGGCCGAACGGGTCATGGACTCGAACGACCTCGAGCGCGAGAAGGGCATCACCATCCTCGCGAAGAACACTGCCGTCTCCTACAAGGGGATGCAGATCAACATCATCGACACCCCGGGCCACGCCGACTTCGGTGGCGAGGTGGAGCGCGGTCTGCGCCTGGTCGATGGCGTCATCCTGCTGGTGGACGCCGCCGAAGGTCCCCTGCCCCAGACGCGCTTCGTGCTCACCAAGGCGCTGGCCATGGGCCTGAAGACGGTGCTGGTCATCAACAAGATCGACCGTCAGGACGCCCGGGCCAAGGAAGTGCTGGACCTGGTGTACTCGCTCTACATCGACCTGGGGGCGAACGAAGAGCAGCTGGAGATGCCCGTCCTCTACACGGTCGCGCGCCAGGGGCAGGCCTCCACGTCGCTGGACGTGCCGGGCAAGACGCTGGAGCCGCTGTACGACGCCATCATCAAGCACATCCCGCCCCCGCCCGCTCCCCCGGCGGAGCAGACGACGCTGCAGCTCTTGGTCGCCAACCTGGACTACGACGACTACGTCGGCCGTCTGGCGGTGGGCCGCGTGCAGGCGGGCCGCATCACCCCGAACATGCCCGTGTCCGTCGTCCGCGAGGGCGGCAAGGTGCAGCAGGGCAAGGTCGTGAAGCTGTTCGGCTTCTCCGGCCTGAAGCGCACGGAGATCGCGGACGCCGGCCCTGGCGAAATCGTCTCCATCGCGGGCATCGAGGAGATCTCCATCGGCGACACCATCGCGGACTCCGAGAAGCCCGTGGCGCTGCCGCGCATCACCGTGGACGAGCCCACGATGATGATGATCTTCAAGGTCAACGACGGGCCGCTGGCGGGCAAGGAGGGCAAGTACGTCACCTCCCGCAACCTGCGTGAGCGCCTGTACCGCGAGGCCTACCGCAACGTGGCCGTGCGCGTGGAGGACACCGCGACGCCGGACGCGTTCCGCGTGGTGGGCCGTGGCGAACTGGCGCTGGCGGTCATCATCGAGAACATGCGCCGCGAAGGCTACGAGCTCACGGCCTCCAACCCGGAGCCCATCACCAAGACGGTGGACGGCCAGGTCCATGAGCCCATGGAGCTGCTCTTCTGCGACGTGCCGGAGAACAGCGTGGGCGTGGTGACGGAGCGCCTGGGGCCCCGCAAGGGCCGCATGACGGACATGCAGCAGCTGGGCTCGGGCCGCACCCGCCTCCAGTTCCGCATCCCCGCGCGCGGCCTCATCGGGTTCCGCTCGGAGTTCCTCACGATTACCCGGGGTGAGGGCATCATGAGCAGCCAGTTCGACGGCTTCGAGCCGTGGTTCGGCTACATCCCGAAGCGCGCCAACGGCGCGATGGTCTCCGACCGCCTGGGTGACACGGTGCCGTACGCGCTGTTCAGCATCCAGGAGCGCGGTCAGCTCTTCGTGGGCGCGGGCACCACCGTGTACGAGGGCATGATCATCGGCGAGCACGCGCACCCGTCCGAGCTCAACGTCAACTGCTGCCGCGAGAAGAAGCTCACCAACATCCGCGCCGCCGGCCGCGACGAGAACGTCATCCTCGTCCCGCCGCGCGAGATGGGGCTGGAGAAGGCCCTGGAGTGGATCGCCGACGACGAGCTCGTCGAGGTGACGCCCAAGTCCATCCGCATGCGCAAGAAGGCGCTGGCCTCCGGCGAGCGCTACCGCGCCGAGCGCGACCGCAAGCGCGAGGAGCGCGCCGAGGCGGAGTAG
- a CDS encoding alpha/beta fold hydrolase codes for MSAPHGQAVSFRQDSLRVPDGADLYYQVRGDGSPGMVLCDGLGCDGFAWKYLLPYLGRRHRVLRWHYRGHGKSTVPTDRTRIGMAYTCDDMARVMDAAGMDKAVLFGHSMGVQVALEFHRRYARRVEGLVLVCGSYGMPLDTFHDSTLLKRIFPTLRSAVERFPRHTARIVHGALTTELVVQLAIRLEMNPELIARNDLAPYFTHLARMDPVVFVRTLDSLANHTAEDHLEHVDVPTLVVAGEKDRFTPGWLSRKMAERIPASELLMISEGTHTAPLEVPGLVELRVERFLRERLGVETAGSPPKVG; via the coding sequence GTGAGCGCGCCCCATGGACAGGCGGTCTCCTTCCGCCAGGACTCGCTGCGGGTGCCCGACGGCGCGGACCTCTACTATCAGGTGCGGGGCGACGGCAGCCCGGGCATGGTGCTGTGCGACGGCCTGGGCTGTGACGGCTTCGCGTGGAAGTACCTGCTGCCCTACCTGGGCCGGCGCCACCGCGTGCTGCGCTGGCACTACCGGGGCCATGGCAAGAGCACCGTCCCCACGGACCGCACGCGCATTGGCATGGCGTACACCTGCGATGACATGGCGCGGGTGATGGACGCGGCGGGCATGGACAAGGCCGTCCTCTTCGGCCACTCCATGGGCGTGCAGGTGGCGCTGGAGTTCCACCGCCGCTACGCCCGGCGCGTGGAGGGGCTGGTGCTGGTGTGCGGCAGCTACGGGATGCCGCTGGACACCTTCCACGACTCCACGCTGCTCAAGCGCATCTTCCCCACGCTCCGGTCCGCGGTGGAGCGCTTCCCCCGCCACACCGCGCGCATCGTGCACGGGGCGCTCACCACGGAGCTGGTGGTGCAGCTGGCCATCCGCCTGGAGATGAACCCGGAGCTCATCGCGCGCAACGACCTGGCGCCCTACTTCACCCACCTGGCCCGCATGGACCCCGTCGTGTTCGTGCGCACCCTGGACTCGCTGGCGAACCACACCGCCGAGGACCACCTGGAGCACGTCGACGTGCCCACCCTGGTGGTCGCCGGGGAAAAGGACCGCTTCACCCCGGGGTGGCTGTCCCGGAAGATGGCCGAGCGCATCCCCGCATCCGAGCTCCTGATGATTTCCGAGGGCACCCATACCGCCCCACTGGAAGTCCCGGGGCTCGTGGAGCTGCGCGTGGAGCGCTTCCTGAGAGAGCGGTTGGGGGTGGAAACAGCCGGGTCACCGCCAAAGGTGGGATAA
- a CDS encoding sigma 54-interacting transcriptional regulator, producing MDFEKHQNLHTIVMLRDVIRKWWQVELSFADRHGVVHDWQRGDFIPPPNDFCRHSLGAREGMRRCAQSVRVLHEKFKAAKNLRRSLFHDCHLRLSIVGAPLYIRNEYEGFLFVEGFARQPLTPGDGQVLLGKMRDIAPGALLELEGAAERVPVLDGSELSKLSDLLEFAVTEIANQEVELTRKEETIQSMASELSNRYRFEKIIGRSGAMNEVFRLMEKVANSDSTVLINGESGTGKELVARAIHHNGPRKDKPFVVQNCSAFNDNLLESALFGHTRGAFTGALKDKKGLFEVADTGTFFLDEVGDMSPALQVKLLRVLQEGTFLPVGGTQSREVDVRVIAATHKDLGELVKRGEFREDLFYRINVIRLQLPPLRERKDDLPVLIDHFLRKHHREGQRARGLAPEALGILGAYAWPGNIRELENEIERLLVLGGELETIPAELLSSRIRDAVVPGGGPFIAPRAHGKLHEAVESLEKEMIQQGLVRTRYNKSRLSRELGISRSNLILKISRYGLDKGIPEGLDAEEVEA from the coding sequence ATGGACTTCGAGAAGCATCAGAATCTGCACACCATTGTCATGTTGAGGGATGTCATCCGCAAGTGGTGGCAGGTGGAGCTGTCGTTCGCGGATCGCCACGGGGTGGTGCACGACTGGCAGCGCGGGGATTTCATCCCGCCGCCCAACGACTTCTGCCGCCACTCCCTGGGGGCGCGGGAGGGGATGCGGCGGTGTGCCCAGTCGGTGCGGGTGCTCCATGAGAAGTTCAAGGCCGCCAAGAACCTGCGCCGCTCGCTGTTCCACGACTGCCACCTGCGCCTGTCCATCGTGGGCGCGCCGCTCTACATCCGCAACGAGTACGAGGGCTTCCTCTTCGTGGAGGGCTTCGCCCGGCAGCCGCTCACGCCCGGCGACGGCCAGGTGCTGCTGGGCAAGATGCGCGACATCGCCCCCGGGGCGCTCCTGGAGCTGGAGGGCGCCGCGGAGCGCGTGCCGGTGCTGGACGGCTCGGAGCTGAGCAAGCTGTCGGACCTGCTGGAGTTCGCGGTGACGGAGATCGCCAACCAGGAGGTGGAGCTCACGCGCAAGGAGGAGACCATCCAGTCCATGGCCTCCGAGCTGTCCAACCGCTACCGCTTCGAGAAGATCATCGGCCGCTCCGGGGCCATGAACGAGGTGTTCCGCCTGATGGAGAAGGTGGCCAACTCCGACTCCACCGTCCTCATCAACGGCGAGTCCGGCACGGGCAAGGAGCTGGTGGCGCGCGCCATCCACCACAACGGGCCGCGCAAGGACAAGCCGTTCGTCGTGCAGAACTGCTCCGCCTTCAACGACAACCTGCTGGAGAGCGCCCTCTTCGGCCACACCCGGGGCGCCTTCACCGGCGCGCTCAAGGACAAGAAGGGCCTCTTCGAGGTCGCGGACACGGGCACCTTCTTCCTGGACGAGGTGGGCGACATGTCCCCCGCCCTCCAGGTGAAGCTCTTGCGCGTGCTCCAGGAGGGCACCTTCCTGCCCGTGGGCGGCACCCAGTCCCGCGAGGTCGACGTGCGCGTCATCGCCGCCACCCACAAGGACCTGGGTGAACTGGTGAAGCGCGGCGAGTTCCGCGAGGACCTCTTCTACCGCATCAACGTCATCCGCCTGCAGCTGCCGCCCCTGCGCGAGCGCAAGGACGACCTGCCCGTCCTCATCGACCACTTCCTGCGCAAGCACCACCGCGAGGGCCAGCGCGCGCGGGGTCTGGCGCCGGAGGCCCTGGGCATCCTGGGCGCGTACGCGTGGCCGGGGAACATCCGCGAGCTGGAGAACGAGATTGAACGGCTGCTGGTGCTGGGCGGCGAGCTGGAGACCATCCCCGCGGAGCTGCTCTCCAGCCGCATCCGCGATGCAGTGGTCCCCGGAGGCGGGCCCTTCATCGCCCCGCGCGCGCACGGCAAGCTGCACGAGGCGGTGGAGTCCCTGGAGAAGGAGATGATCCAACAGGGACTGGTGCGCACCCGCTACAACAAGAGCCGGCTGTCGCGCGAATTGGGCATCAGCCGCTCCAACCTCATCCTCAAGATTTCCCGCTACGGGCTGGACAAGGGCATCCCCGAAGGGCTGGACGCGGAAGAGGTGGAAGCGTGA
- a CDS encoding cation diffusion facilitator family transporter, whose amino-acid sequence MSAPPHTHGRAGHGHSHDHDHDHSHHGHSHGHGHGHSHGPRKGGLAEERRKDRRRLLFALGLTATIMVAEAVGGFLTNSLALLSDAGHMLTDVSAMVLSLLALWFAGRPADLKKTYGYYRMEILSALLNGVLLLVITIFILMEAWQRMRTPAAVELGPMALVAGIGLVANLAALGFLHQTHSMNVRGAFLHVLGDTLSSVGVLIGAGVMWWTGWYIVDPIISVLISAIIVVGALRLVKDAVDVLLEAVPAHVDLEQVRDLMAKVPGVQAVHDLHVWTISSGMYALSAHLVVADPMVCNNDDILSAVKHDLFDRFGIDHTTIQIESQSYAHLGEVH is encoded by the coding sequence GTGAGCGCACCCCCACATACACACGGCAGGGCAGGGCACGGCCATTCGCACGACCATGATCATGACCACTCGCACCATGGGCACTCGCACGGCCATGGGCACGGTCATTCGCATGGCCCCAGGAAGGGCGGGCTGGCGGAGGAGCGGCGCAAGGACCGCCGCCGGCTGCTGTTCGCGCTGGGGCTGACGGCGACCATCATGGTGGCGGAGGCGGTGGGTGGCTTCCTCACCAACTCGCTGGCGCTGCTCTCCGACGCCGGGCACATGCTGACGGACGTGTCGGCCATGGTCCTGAGCCTGCTGGCGCTGTGGTTCGCCGGGCGGCCCGCGGACCTGAAGAAGACCTACGGCTACTACCGGATGGAGATTCTGAGCGCGCTCCTCAACGGGGTGCTGCTGCTGGTCATCACCATCTTCATCCTGATGGAGGCCTGGCAGCGCATGCGCACGCCGGCCGCGGTGGAGCTGGGGCCCATGGCGCTGGTGGCGGGCATCGGCCTGGTGGCGAACCTGGCGGCGCTGGGCTTCCTGCACCAGACGCACTCCATGAACGTGCGCGGCGCGTTCCTGCACGTGCTGGGGGACACGCTGTCGTCGGTGGGCGTGCTGATTGGCGCGGGCGTGATGTGGTGGACCGGCTGGTACATCGTGGACCCCATCATCTCCGTGCTCATCTCCGCCATCATCGTCGTGGGCGCGCTGCGGCTGGTGAAGGACGCGGTGGACGTGCTGCTGGAGGCGGTGCCCGCGCACGTGGACCTGGAGCAGGTGCGGGATTTGATGGCGAAGGTGCCGGGTGTGCAGGCGGTGCACGACCTGCATGTGTGGACCATCTCCAGCGGGATGTACGCGCTGTCGGCGCACCTGGTGGTGGCGGACCCCATGGTCTGCAACAACGACGACATCCTGTCCGCGGTGAAGCACGACCTCTTCGACCGCTTCGGCATCGACCACACGACCATCCAGATTGAAAGCCAGTCCTACGCCCACCTGGGCGAGGTGCACTGA
- the rsmD gene encoding 16S rRNA (guanine(966)-N(2))-methyltransferase RsmD yields MRIVAGSAKGRALTGPKPSSGHIRPTADRVRETIFNMLGQFLDGQAVLDLYAGTGALGLEALSRGAGRLVLVDQDREALALCRKNTDDLGFTAQVSILAQPVVRALPALGKQGEKFELVFADPPYAARVVETVLDAVVAAGVVTPGGTVVVEHDKREAAPDAHAGLTREDQRRFGDTLVSFYRAP; encoded by the coding sequence ATGCGCATCGTGGCAGGCAGCGCGAAGGGCCGGGCCCTGACGGGGCCCAAGCCGTCGTCCGGACACATCCGCCCCACGGCGGACCGGGTCCGTGAAACCATCTTCAACATGCTGGGCCAGTTCCTGGACGGCCAGGCCGTGCTGGACCTGTACGCGGGCACCGGCGCGCTGGGACTGGAGGCCCTGTCGCGGGGGGCAGGGAGGCTGGTGCTGGTGGATCAGGACCGCGAGGCCCTGGCCCTGTGCCGCAAGAACACCGACGACCTGGGCTTCACCGCCCAGGTGTCCATCCTGGCGCAGCCCGTGGTGCGCGCGCTGCCGGCGCTGGGCAAGCAGGGGGAGAAGTTCGAGCTCGTCTTCGCGGATCCGCCCTACGCGGCGCGCGTGGTGGAGACGGTGCTGGACGCGGTGGTGGCCGCGGGCGTGGTGACACCGGGCGGCACGGTGGTGGTGGAGCACGACAAGCGGGAGGCGGCCCCGGACGCCCACGCCGGGCTCACCCGGGAGGACCAGCGCCGGTTCGGGGACACCCTGGTGAGCTTCTACCGGGCCCCGTGA
- the coaD gene encoding pantetheine-phosphate adenylyltransferase: MPVAIYPGSFDPLTNGHLSLIQRSLKMFDRLIVAIAVNPKKTPLFSQEERIELIREAVNDPRVEVDAFHGLLVDYVHQRNVSVVIRGLRAVSDFEYEFQLANMNRKLAPDIDTVFMMTGEDYFYISSQLVREVATFGGNVEGLVPPNVNAGLKKKFGPKP, encoded by the coding sequence ATGCCGGTTGCCATCTATCCTGGTTCGTTTGATCCGCTCACCAACGGGCACCTGAGCCTCATCCAGCGCAGCCTGAAGATGTTCGACCGGCTCATCGTCGCCATCGCGGTGAACCCGAAGAAGACGCCCCTCTTCAGCCAGGAGGAGCGCATCGAACTCATCCGCGAGGCGGTGAACGACCCCCGCGTGGAGGTGGACGCGTTCCACGGCCTGCTCGTGGACTACGTGCACCAGCGCAACGTGAGCGTCGTCATCCGCGGGCTGCGCGCGGTGTCGGACTTCGAATACGAGTTCCAGCTGGCGAACATGAACCGCAAGCTGGCGCCGGACATCGACACCGTCTTCATGATGACGGGCGAGGACTACTTCTACATCTCCTCGCAGCTCGTCCGGGAGGTCGCCACCTTCGGAGGGAACGTCGAAGGGCTCGTCCCCCCGAACGTGAACGCGGGGCTGAAGAAGAAGTTCGGCCCGAAACCGTAG
- a CDS encoding pyridoxal phosphate-dependent aminotransferase, translating to MKLARRLNAIKPSATLALNARAKALAASGKDVVVLAAGEPDFDTPEFVKQAAIDALRSGFTKYTATAGMPELREAVCRKLEKDNGLKYTPDQVVVTAGGKQSLYNCFQALLDEGDEVIIFAPYWVSYPDMVHLAGGTPVIVPTREEDGYAPDPAAIKKALTPRTRAIILNSPANPTGAVYSRATLEGIADAVRGHDCMLVTDDMYEKLLYTGQPFLNIGNVAPDLVPRLVVSNGLSKSYAMTGWRLGYAAGPKALISGMQLVQDQSTSNASSITQKAALAALNGPSDTITAMVNEYRERRDLFVAGLNAIPGLRCRLPEGAFYAMADVRGLLGKTYKGKPLTDALQLSEALLNDFLVAAVPGDPFGAPGYIRMSFVTSREVLQKGLARLRDFAAALS from the coding sequence ATGAAACTCGCCCGCCGGCTGAATGCCATCAAGCCCTCCGCCACCCTGGCCCTCAACGCCCGCGCCAAGGCGCTCGCCGCCAGTGGCAAGGACGTGGTGGTGCTGGCCGCGGGTGAGCCGGACTTCGACACGCCGGAGTTCGTGAAGCAGGCGGCCATCGACGCGCTCCGCTCCGGCTTCACGAAGTACACCGCCACCGCGGGCATGCCGGAGCTGCGCGAGGCGGTCTGCCGCAAGCTGGAGAAGGACAACGGCCTCAAGTACACGCCGGATCAGGTGGTGGTGACGGCGGGCGGCAAGCAGTCGCTCTACAACTGCTTCCAGGCGCTGCTGGACGAAGGGGATGAGGTCATCATCTTCGCGCCGTACTGGGTGAGCTACCCGGACATGGTGCACCTGGCGGGCGGCACGCCGGTCATCGTCCCCACGCGCGAGGAGGACGGCTACGCGCCGGACCCCGCCGCCATCAAGAAGGCGCTCACCCCGCGCACGCGCGCCATCATCCTCAACAGCCCCGCCAACCCCACGGGCGCGGTGTACTCGCGCGCCACGCTGGAGGGCATCGCGGACGCGGTGCGCGGCCACGACTGCATGCTCGTCACCGACGACATGTACGAGAAGCTCCTGTACACGGGGCAGCCGTTCCTCAACATCGGCAACGTGGCGCCGGACCTGGTGCCCCGGCTGGTGGTGTCCAACGGCCTGTCCAAGTCCTATGCGATGACGGGCTGGCGGCTGGGCTACGCGGCGGGCCCCAAGGCGCTCATCTCCGGCATGCAGCTGGTGCAGGACCAGTCCACGTCCAACGCGTCCTCCATCACCCAGAAGGCGGCGCTGGCGGCGCTCAACGGCCCCTCGGACACCATCACCGCGATGGTGAACGAGTACCGCGAGCGCAGGGACTTGTTCGTCGCGGGGCTCAACGCCATCCCGGGCCTCCGCTGCCGGCTGCCGGAAGGGGCCTTCTACGCGATGGCGGACGTGCGTGGCCTGCTGGGCAAGACGTACAAGGGCAAGCCGCTGACGGACGCGCTCCAGCTCTCCGAGGCGCTGCTCAACGACTTCCTCGTGGCGGCGGTGCCGGGAGACCCGTTCGGCGCGCCGGGCTACATCCGCATGAGCTTCGTCACCTCGCGCGAGGTGCTCCAGAAGGGCCTGGCGCGCCTGCGGGACTTCGCCGCCGCGCTGAGCTGA
- a CDS encoding carboxypeptidase regulatory-like domain-containing protein, which yields MMMKRRGALCALLLAVLSACGSEDEMGQVRGHVTTEAGDALAGVQVRVDGTNTVATSNSLGEFTLPDLKPGGHTLVAAHPDYVDSSQPVQVQAGATAEVSLKLVLALGKVTGTVQMEDSSAPAGVVVSIAGTDLTAVTDARGAFTFPSVLPGARTVVARMDHYQKASRNLVVVRDENPSVDLVLVRDGAPEVTVPLLSVQGGVLTITGGPFGRARGESTVTVGGVPVVEYVSWTDDKVVARVAASLASGNQPVVVTMGASWRPAVRDSVRVLRARTVFVEHFRGMGIRPDGTLVTWGRWGSGSEAPTQEGGLVDVASSAYFSVAVKGDGSPVVWGNGASNLQPHDVHDGVAVACAGYSCFVLRADGTVIRLSLSKEAELGDAVPQGLADVVAIDGGLTHMVAVTMDGRVVAWGGNEYTAATVPANLTDVAEVAATGNHTVVLKRDGTVTGFGSNLSGEGSPPSDLSEVVSVGGGTLHGYALTKAGQVRCWGNGYGTCDLPAEAQSQVARVVSVKDGVWGLVLKQDGTLVSWKGDNVHDDIPPPQGLVLAVPPL from the coding sequence ATGATGATGAAGAGAAGGGGCGCGCTCTGTGCGCTGCTCCTGGCCGTGCTGTCCGCCTGTGGCTCTGAAGATGAAATGGGCCAGGTGCGTGGACACGTCACGACGGAAGCGGGGGACGCGCTGGCGGGCGTCCAGGTCCGCGTGGACGGAACGAACACCGTGGCCACGTCGAATTCGCTGGGCGAATTCACCCTGCCGGACCTGAAGCCCGGCGGGCACACGCTGGTGGCGGCCCATCCGGACTACGTCGACAGCTCGCAGCCGGTGCAGGTCCAGGCCGGAGCGACGGCGGAGGTGTCGCTCAAGCTCGTGCTCGCGCTGGGGAAGGTGACGGGGACCGTTCAGATGGAGGACTCCAGCGCTCCGGCGGGGGTCGTCGTCTCCATTGCTGGCACCGACCTCACCGCGGTGACGGACGCGCGGGGCGCCTTCACGTTCCCCTCGGTGCTCCCGGGTGCCCGGACCGTGGTGGCGCGCATGGACCACTACCAGAAGGCCTCCCGGAACCTGGTCGTGGTGCGCGACGAGAACCCCTCCGTGGACCTGGTGCTGGTCCGCGACGGAGCCCCGGAGGTCACCGTCCCCCTGCTGTCGGTGCAGGGCGGCGTCCTCACGATCACGGGCGGGCCCTTCGGGAGGGCGCGTGGCGAGAGCACGGTGACGGTGGGTGGGGTTCCGGTCGTGGAGTACGTCTCCTGGACGGACGACAAGGTGGTTGCGCGGGTGGCCGCGTCGCTCGCTTCGGGGAATCAGCCGGTGGTGGTGACGATGGGGGCGTCCTGGCGCCCGGCGGTCAGGGACTCGGTGCGCGTCCTGAGGGCCAGGACGGTGTTCGTCGAGCACTTCCGGGGCATGGGCATCCGGCCTGATGGCACCCTCGTGACGTGGGGCAGATGGGGGTCGGGCAGCGAGGCTCCCACGCAGGAGGGGGGCCTGGTGGATGTCGCGAGTTCGGCCTACTTCAGCGTCGCGGTGAAGGGAGACGGCTCGCCGGTGGTGTGGGGCAACGGAGCCTCGAACCTCCAGCCTCATGACGTGCACGACGGCGTGGCCGTGGCCTGCGCGGGCTACTCGTGCTTCGTGCTTCGGGCGGATGGGACGGTCATCCGGCTGAGCCTCAGCAAGGAGGCGGAGCTGGGTGACGCGGTTCCCCAGGGGCTGGCGGACGTGGTGGCCATCGACGGAGGCTTGACCCACATGGTCGCGGTGACGATGGACGGCCGCGTGGTGGCCTGGGGCGGCAATGAGTACACCGCGGCGACGGTCCCCGCGAACCTCACGGACGTGGCGGAGGTGGCTGCGACGGGCAATCACACCGTGGTCCTCAAGCGGGACGGCACCGTGACGGGATTCGGATCCAACCTCTCGGGTGAAGGCTCCCCGCCCTCGGACCTCTCGGAGGTCGTCTCCGTGGGAGGAGGCACGCTGCACGGCTATGCCCTCACGAAGGCAGGCCAGGTGCGCTGCTGGGGCAATGGCTACGGTACGTGCGACCTGCCCGCGGAGGCGCAGTCCCAGGTCGCGCGGGTCGTGTCCGTCAAGGACGGAGTCTGGGGCCTGGTGCTCAAGCAGGACGGCACCCTGGTCTCCTGGAAGGGAGACAACGTCCATGATGACATTCCTCCTCCCCAGGGGCTCGTCCTGGCGGTGCCGCCTCTCTAG
- a CDS encoding carboxypeptidase-like regulatory domain-containing protein: MMNLKTRGSVLCALLMAVVLSACDPDADPSKDPGNQQPRPGRVTGVVLTEEGAPLKDFDVTLLETGKTVTTDAQGKFTFESLPPATYGLSASGPGYDGAIQEVEVEAGMTVAMSFNLKATVIRVSGRVQQQDGTPVGGAYLSILDQETKEVLKRVTANAQGEFTVDLAPGLYTLEAERDGFETYSDYLIVIQDPDPVIITLQSV, encoded by the coding sequence ATGATGAACCTGAAGACGCGAGGCAGCGTGCTCTGCGCGCTCCTGATGGCTGTTGTGTTGTCCGCTTGCGACCCCGACGCGGATCCCTCCAAGGACCCGGGCAATCAGCAGCCCCGCCCCGGGCGCGTGACGGGCGTCGTGCTGACGGAGGAGGGCGCGCCGCTCAAGGACTTCGACGTCACGCTCCTGGAGACCGGCAAGACGGTCACCACGGACGCGCAGGGCAAGTTCACCTTCGAGTCGCTTCCGCCGGCCACCTACGGGCTCTCGGCCTCGGGGCCGGGCTACGACGGAGCCATCCAGGAGGTCGAGGTGGAGGCGGGCATGACCGTCGCCATGTCCTTCAACCTGAAGGCCACGGTCATCCGCGTGTCCGGCAGGGTCCAGCAGCAGGACGGAACGCCGGTGGGCGGCGCCTACCTTTCCATCCTGGATCAGGAGACGAAGGAGGTCCTGAAGCGCGTCACCGCGAACGCTCAGGGCGAGTTCACCGTGGACCTGGCGCCCGGCCTCTACACCCTCGAGGCGGAGCGCGATGGCTTCGAGACGTACTCGGACTACCTCATCGTGATCCAGGATCCGGATCCGGTGATCATCACCCTTCAGTCCGTGTAG